The nucleotide sequence ACCAAGCCATCGACCCCGAGGTACTGGCAGCGCGCAAGGCGCAGCTATTAGCCATCGGCTCGCTGAAGGCGTGGCGTCAGCTGGTCAAGTAATAGTTCGGGTTTTGTCGGGGTTCATCCGCTGATCGCCCGCCAGCGGACTCTTACAGGGTGATAGCCCGGGCTAAACCCGGGCGTTCACACGCGTGGCCGCCTGCGCTGCGCTTACGAGCGCATCGGCTCCCACAGCATGAATCAATTGCCATCGCGAAAGCGCGTCCATATCCCATCGACAACCGCGCTGTGTTTTTCCGGCAGAGTTTCCAGCGGGTGCAGCCGGCGTTTGGTGTCGCGATCGGGGTAGAGATCTGGCTGGTTGCGTAGGGTTTCGTCGAGAAACTCGCGCGAATCCGCGTTGCCACTCGGGTAAAGGGTTTCGGCGGTGATCAATGCGGCAACTTTAGGCTGCATCAGGTAGTTGATAAACCGATGAGCCAGGTCGGGGCGCTTGGCGCTGCTGGGGATGACCAAACTGTCGATAAATAGCACCGAGCCTTCATCAGGCACCAGAAAGCGCACCGGCTGACCTGCAGCGGCGGCGGCCAACGCATCGCCAACCCAGGCCATGGCCACGCACAACTTGCCTTGGTTGAGGTCATCGATGTAACGCTCACTGTCGATGTAACGCAGGTTAGGCCGTAAACCATCCAGCACCTTGCTGGAGCGTTCGATCCTGCTCGGTGCGCTGCGCGCCAGGCTGCGGCCCTGATAATTGAGCAGCAAGGTAAAGGTCTCATCGGCTGCATCCAATATGCTGATGCCGCAACTGGCTAGACGTGAGCTTTGTTCTGCATCGAACAGCAGGCTCCAGCTATTGGGTAGCGGTCCACCAAATGCAGCTTCCGCCTGCGGCGTGTTGATCGCCAGACCCACGGCCCCCCACAAATACGGCAGGGCGTGACGGTTGGCGGGGTCGAGGGCGACCAAGGTGCTGAGCAACTGTTTGTCGAGGTGTTTGCGGTTGGGCAAGAGGCTGAAGTCTAACGGTTGCAGCGTGCCGTTCTTGATCATGGCCGGCAGCGCATCATGCGAAGGCACGGCGACATCAATGGCCTCACCGCTGGACAACACCGTTTCCAATTCCTCGGCGGTACTGAAGGTCAGGTACTCCACCCGAATGCCGGTTTCAGCCTCGAAATCCTTGAGCACTTGCGGGGCGATATAGTCATTCCAGTTGTAGACGCGGATCACCTCTTCGGCACTGGCCAGCAGCGGCAGCAGGGTAAGCAGCAGTGAGGCAAACAAGCGTGGCATGAAGATCTCCTGAGTAGGTTGATGTCGTGTCAACAGGAATTCGCGGCGCAACTTAGCCGTCATCGCGCCGAGGCACGAATAAAGCAGGGTTACGCGGCGAGCGAAATTAAATGGCCAAGTGCCATAAAAAACGCCGGCTCGAAGGCCGGCGTTGGGTGTTGCATCAAACGGTGTGCAGGTACCAGTTGTATTCGAGGTCAGAGATGGAGTTCTCGAACTCGGCTAACTCGCTTTCCTTACAGGCGACGAAGATATCGATGTATTTCGGGTCGATATAACGCGCCAGGATTTCACTGTCATCCAACTCGCGCAGGGCATCACGCAGGTTGTTTGGCAGGCTTTGCTCGTTTTGCTCGTAAGAGTTGCCTTCAATAGGCGCGCCCGGCTCGATCTTGTTGGTCAGGCCGTGGTGGATACCGGCCAATACGGCGGACAGCAGCAGGTATGGGTTGGCGTCTGCACCGGCTACGCGGTGTTCGATGCGCACCGCATCAGCCGTGTCATTCGGCACCCGCAGGGCCACGGTACGGTTGTCGATGCCCCAGCTCGGCGAGTTCGGCACGTAATACTGCGCACCGAAACGACGGTACGAATTGACGTTAGGGCAGAGGAAGGCCATCGATGCAGGCATGGTTTCCAATACGCCACCAATGGCATGGCGCAGCGCATCGTTCTGCTCAGGCTCCTCGCAGGCGAAAATATTATTGCCCTGCTTATCGAGAATCGAGATGTGCACATGCAGCCCGTTGCCCGCTTGATTCGGGTAGGGCTTGGCCATGAAGGTGGTGTCCATCTCATGGTCGTACGCGATGTTCTTCACCAGTCGCTTAAGCAGCAGTGCGTAATCACAGGCTTTGATCGGGTCCGCGACGTGGTGCAGGTTCACTTCGAACTGTGCAGGCGCGCTTTCCTTGACGATGGCGTCAGCCGGGATGCCTTGCTCTTTGGCACCTTCAAGAATGTCTTGAAGGCATTCAGCGTATTCATCAAGGTCGTCGATCAGGTACACCTGAGTCGAGTGCGGACGCTTACCGGACAGCGGCGACAGTGGCGGCTGAGGACGACCGTTCACATTAGCTTGGTCGATCAGGTAAAACTCCAACTCAAACGCGGCGCAAATGGTAAGGCCTAGTTCGTCGAACTTCTCAACCACCTGACGCAACACTTCCCGAGGGTCAGCAAAAAACGGCTGGCCTTCCATTTCATGCATGGTCATTAACAGTTGCGCGGTAGGGCGCTTCTGCCATGGCTCGTAGCACAGGGTGTTGGGGATGGGAAAGCAGACCCGGTCGGCATCGCCGATATCTAAACCCAAGCCAGTGCTTTCCACTGTCGAGCCGTTGATATCCAGGGCGAATAAAGAGGCCGGGAGATTGATGCCGCGCTCGTAAACCTTGTGCAGGCTCGCGCGCTCGATACGCTTACCGCGCACCACACCATTCATATCTGCAATTAGAAGGTCGACGAACAAGACCTCAGGGTGTTTCTTAAGGAACGCGTTCGCTTCGTTAAGCTGAACGACACGCGGGGGTACAGACATGATGCAACACCTTTTATGTTAAAAATATCAATCATGCAATTGCACGAGTGTGAGTCAATCTTAAACACCTGACGCTGTCAATAGAGGCGCATTTTGCCCCTAATTGGGGCGCGATGGCCATTTTTAGGGCATTACAGGGCACTGCAGCCCGGCTTGAGCCCTTGTCTTTCGGGGTGCTCAGTCGGGTGTGTTCAATTTTTTACATGGCTATTGTGAAAAAAAACGAACAACGCTAAGCTCGGTTCGAACCCATAACATCAATAAAACGGGTGTCTCATGTCGCGCCAGCCGATAATCGGCGTCAGTGCCTGCACCAAGCAGATCGGGCACAACATCTACCACACTGCCGGTGATAAATACCTGCAGGCCATTGCGCAGGTTGCTGGCGGTATGCCGGTGATCATCCCCGCGCTTGGCGAGCAGCTTGATCAAGCTTACCTGTTGCAACACCTTGACGGTCTGGTCTTTACCGGCTCGCCATCCAATGTTGAGCCTCATCATTATGCGGGTGATGCCAGCGAGCCTGGCACCGCTCACGACCCCGCGCGTGACACCACCACACTTCCTCTTATTAAAGCAGCAATTGCCGCTGGCATTCCGGTGCTAGGTATTTGCCGCGGCTTTCAAGAAATGAATGTGGCATTTGGCGGCACCCTGCACCAACGCGTGCACGAAGTGGCCGGGCTGATGGACCACCGCGAGCCGGCCGACCTGCTCGCAGACCAGCAATACGGCTTGCGCCATGCGCTGCATGTGCAGCCGGGTGGGCTGCTGGCCAGCATCGGCTTGCCGGCCGACATTCAAGTCAACTCCATTCACGGCCAAGGCGTGCAGCGTCTGGCGCCGGGTCTTCGCGTAGAAGCGTTAGCGCCGGATGGGTTGATTGAAGCCTTCTCCGTCGTTGCCGCCAAAAGCTTCGCCTTAGGGGTGCAATGGCACCCCGAATGGCAGGTACGCTCTAACCCCAATTATCTCGCCATCTTCCAGGCCTTTGGTGAGGCTTGCAGGAAGACGGCGGGGCAACGCTGAACCGACTCTTTATAAGTCGGCTCTCACCAACCCTGAGGTCTCTATGAGCACCAAACTAGACCAGCTTTCGAGCTGGCTGAAAGAACGCAAAATCACCGAAGTTGAATGCCTGATCTGCGACCTTACCGGCATTGCCCGCGGTAAGATTTCGCCGACCAACAAGTTCCTCGACGAAAAAGGCATGCGCCTCCCTGAGAGTGTGTTGCTGCAAACCGTAACCGGCGACTATGTCGAGGATGACATCTATTACGACCTGCTCGACGAGGCAGACATTGACATGTTCTGCCGCCCGGATGAGAACGCGGTGTTCCTGGTGCCGTGGGCCATCGAGCCGACCGCCATGGTGATCCATGACTCGTTCGACAAGCAGGGCAACCCGATTGAGCTGTCGCCACGCAACATTCTTAAGAATGTGCTCAAGCTCTATGCGGACAAAGGCTGGAAGCCGATTGTCGCGCCGGAAATGGAGTTTTACCTGACCAAGCGCAACAGCGATCCGGACTTCCCGCTGGTCGCGCCGATTGGCCGCTCCGGCCGCCCGGAGACGGGCCGTCAGTCTTTCTCCATCGATGCCGCCAACGAATTCGACCCGCTGTTCGAAGACATGTACGACTGGTGCGAACTGCAAGGCTTGGACCTCGATACGTTGATCCACGAAGAAGGGCCGGCGCAGATGGAAATCAACTTCCGTCACGGCGAAGCCCTGCACCTGGCCGACCAGATTCTGGTGTTCAAGCGCACCATGCGTGAAGCCGCGCTTAAGCACGATGTGGCCGCCACCTTTATGGCCAAGCCAATCACCGATCAGCCGGGCAGTGCCATGCACATCCACCAAAGCGTGGTGGATATCAAAACCGGTAAGAACCTGTTCTCCAACCCAGACGGCAGCATGAGCGAGCTGTTTATGCTGCACATCGGCGGCCTGCAAAAGTACATCCCTGAACTACTGCCGCTGTTTGCACCGAACGTCAACTCGTTCCGCCGCTTCCTGCCGGACACCTCTGCGCCGGTGAACGTCGAGTGGGGCGAAGAAAATCGCACCGTGGGCCTGCGCGTACCAGAAGCTACGCCCGAGAACCGCCGCGTGGAAAACCGCCTCGCGGGTGCTGACGCCAACCCTTACTTGGCGCTGGCCGCCACGTTGCTGTGCGGCTACATGGGCATGGTGGGCGACGTTAAACCCAGCGCGCCCGTTAAAGGCCGGGGTTATGAGCGGCGCAACCTGCGCCTGCCCGTCACCATTGAAAGTGCTTTGGAACGGATGGAGGCCTGTAAGGACGCCGAGAAGTACCTGGGTGAGAAGTTCATCCGTGGCTACGTAGCGGTTAAGCGCGCCGAGCATGAAAACTTTAAGCGCGTCATCAGTTCGTGGGAGCGTGAGTTCCTGTTGTTGTCCGTTTAATAAAGTGTTGGCTGGCGCCGGTGACCCCAGCGCCAGTTAGCCTCCATATTTTAATCCGGCTGCAATTTGCGGCCGGAGTA is from Pseudomonas sp. TMP9 and encodes:
- a CDS encoding gamma-glutamyl-gamma-aminobutyrate hydrolase family protein, which encodes MSRQPIIGVSACTKQIGHNIYHTAGDKYLQAIAQVAGGMPVIIPALGEQLDQAYLLQHLDGLVFTGSPSNVEPHHYAGDASEPGTAHDPARDTTTLPLIKAAIAAGIPVLGICRGFQEMNVAFGGTLHQRVHEVAGLMDHREPADLLADQQYGLRHALHVQPGGLLASIGLPADIQVNSIHGQGVQRLAPGLRVEALAPDGLIEAFSVVAAKSFALGVQWHPEWQVRSNPNYLAIFQAFGEACRKTAGQR
- a CDS encoding glutamine synthetase family protein, encoding MSVPPRVVQLNEANAFLKKHPEVLFVDLLIADMNGVVRGKRIERASLHKVYERGINLPASLFALDINGSTVESTGLGLDIGDADRVCFPIPNTLCYEPWQKRPTAQLLMTMHEMEGQPFFADPREVLRQVVEKFDELGLTICAAFELEFYLIDQANVNGRPQPPLSPLSGKRPHSTQVYLIDDLDEYAECLQDILEGAKEQGIPADAIVKESAPAQFEVNLHHVADPIKACDYALLLKRLVKNIAYDHEMDTTFMAKPYPNQAGNGLHVHISILDKQGNNIFACEEPEQNDALRHAIGGVLETMPASMAFLCPNVNSYRRFGAQYYVPNSPSWGIDNRTVALRVPNDTADAVRIEHRVAGADANPYLLLSAVLAGIHHGLTNKIEPGAPIEGNSYEQNEQSLPNNLRDALRELDDSEILARYIDPKYIDIFVACKESELAEFENSISDLEYNWYLHTV
- a CDS encoding glutamine synthetase family protein yields the protein MSTKLDQLSSWLKERKITEVECLICDLTGIARGKISPTNKFLDEKGMRLPESVLLQTVTGDYVEDDIYYDLLDEADIDMFCRPDENAVFLVPWAIEPTAMVIHDSFDKQGNPIELSPRNILKNVLKLYADKGWKPIVAPEMEFYLTKRNSDPDFPLVAPIGRSGRPETGRQSFSIDAANEFDPLFEDMYDWCELQGLDLDTLIHEEGPAQMEINFRHGEALHLADQILVFKRTMREAALKHDVAATFMAKPITDQPGSAMHIHQSVVDIKTGKNLFSNPDGSMSELFMLHIGGLQKYIPELLPLFAPNVNSFRRFLPDTSAPVNVEWGEENRTVGLRVPEATPENRRVENRLAGADANPYLALAATLLCGYMGMVGDVKPSAPVKGRGYERRNLRLPVTIESALERMEACKDAEKYLGEKFIRGYVAVKRAEHENFKRVISSWEREFLLLSV
- a CDS encoding polyamine ABC transporter substrate-binding protein: MPRLFASLLLTLLPLLASAEEVIRVYNWNDYIAPQVLKDFEAETGIRVEYLTFSTAEELETVLSSGEAIDVAVPSHDALPAMIKNGTLQPLDFSLLPNRKHLDKQLLSTLVALDPANRHALPYLWGAVGLAINTPQAEAAFGGPLPNSWSLLFDAEQSSRLASCGISILDAADETFTLLLNYQGRSLARSAPSRIERSSKVLDGLRPNLRYIDSERYIDDLNQGKLCVAMAWVGDALAAAAAGQPVRFLVPDEGSVLFIDSLVIPSSAKRPDLAHRFINYLMQPKVAALITAETLYPSGNADSREFLDETLRNQPDLYPDRDTKRRLHPLETLPEKHSAVVDGIWTRFRDGN